A genomic stretch from Chitinophagaceae bacterium includes:
- a CDS encoding TonB-dependent receptor: MERKLRTKLIILFTLIASSIFAQQGIKDAVATTDHPISVHTAVDQQGIKGVVTTVDGKAAEHVSILLKEINKGAITLEDGSYRIYNVPAGEYTVIVSFVGLQTIEKKIQVHENEILNSNFILKENAKELNEIVIAYFRSVNDRVTVFGKSAIKPMDLPQAIATVGEAVIKDQQAQRLSDVVKNVNGVYLSTTRASTQESFSARGYGFSSTNMFRNGSRVNSGAMPEVSSLESVEVLKGGAAILYGNVAPGGVLNMVTKNRTLILAVK, translated from the coding sequence ATGGAACGGAAATTAAGAACCAAACTGATTATTCTTTTTACACTTATCGCTTCATCCATATTTGCACAACAGGGTATTAAGGACGCAGTAGCAACAACTGATCACCCTATTTCTGTACATACAGCAGTTGATCAGCAGGGTATTAAAGGTGTAGTAACAACAGTTGACGGCAAAGCTGCAGAACACGTAAGTATTTTATTAAAAGAAATCAATAAAGGAGCAATCACTCTCGAAGATGGTTCGTACAGGATTTATAATGTACCGGCAGGTGAGTATACGGTCATCGTATCTTTTGTAGGTCTGCAAACAATTGAGAAAAAAATACAGGTACACGAAAACGAAATACTGAACAGTAATTTTATCCTGAAAGAAAATGCAAAAGAGCTGAATGAAATTGTGATTGCTTATTTCAGAAGCGTAAACGACAGAGTAACGGTGTTTGGTAAATCAGCTATCAAGCCAATGGATTTACCGCAAGCTATTGCAACCGTAGGCGAAGCAGTAATAAAAGATCAGCAGGCGCAACGTTTAAGCGATGTTGTAAAGAATGTAAATGGTGTGTACCTGAGCACAACAAGAGCCAGTACACAGGAAAGTTTTTCTGCACGTGGTTATGGGTTTTCTTCTACCAATATGTTCCGCAACGGTTCAAGGGTAAACAGCGGTGCAATGCCTGAAGTAAGTTCACTGGAAAGTGTGGAAGTACTGAAAGGTGGTGCGGCTATTTTGTATGGTAACGTAGCGCCGGGTGGTGTGTTGAACATGGTAACAAAAAACCGAACTTTGATTTTGGCGGTGAAGTAG
- a CDS encoding TonB-dependent receptor: MRAGSFDLWKPTFDVYGPITQKIAYRLNGTFETTDSYRSKVSSARYYVNPSFLFKLGAKTELVVEGDYLKHDFTPDFGIGSLNNTIIPNVHRSTFMGTDWQYNITQQATASATVKHAFNNNWQLSSVASYQNFDRDYYSVERIQAKANGDWGRPLGRVDTKENFYTGQVNLNGKFKTGKIEHTLLAGIDADRYLTETYNYDVQGKIYDSINIIDPNKFVRRTDIPVAKRTTFVQTPVNRIGAYVQDLISITEKIKVLVGIRWSLQEATPSITDTLATGGQSKTKLKTDKAFSPRVGLVYRMKPTVSFFASYSNSFAINTGLDVYNNVLPPSIIDQYELGVKNILLKGKLTVNVTAYKIINNNLAQTAQFDRNGNPNSNSNLKELTGQTTSNGVELDITANPLKGFSIIAGYSYNDMRYTNTPDKIGSYVEGDRLVNTPAHTANTSAFYTISKGKLNGLKFGTSLFYVGKRFGGWNNTIGQAQNYSRLIPVEAFTTVDISAGYSIKRFSLLVKVSNLANVLSYYVHENYSINPIPPRQFVATIAYKF, encoded by the coding sequence GTGCGTGCAGGGAGTTTCGATTTGTGGAAACCAACTTTTGACGTGTATGGTCCTATCACCCAAAAAATTGCTTATCGTTTGAACGGTACGTTTGAAACAACAGATAGCTATCGATCAAAGGTTTCTTCTGCACGTTACTATGTAAACCCTTCTTTCCTGTTTAAGCTTGGTGCTAAAACAGAATTGGTTGTGGAAGGTGATTACCTGAAACATGATTTCACACCTGATTTTGGTATTGGTTCATTGAACAACACGATCATCCCGAATGTGCATCGCTCAACATTCATGGGTACCGATTGGCAATATAATATTACACAACAGGCAACTGCTTCTGCAACCGTTAAACATGCGTTCAATAATAACTGGCAGTTAAGCAGTGTGGCTTCGTACCAAAACTTCGATCGTGATTATTACTCGGTAGAACGGATTCAGGCAAAAGCAAACGGCGATTGGGGTCGTCCGCTGGGTCGTGTAGACACAAAAGAAAATTTTTATACAGGCCAGGTGAACCTGAACGGTAAATTCAAAACCGGAAAAATTGAACATACTCTGTTAGCAGGTATTGATGCCGACCGTTATCTTACTGAAACATACAACTACGATGTACAGGGAAAAATCTACGACAGTATCAACATTATTGATCCAAATAAATTTGTACGCCGCACAGATATTCCTGTGGCAAAAAGAACAACATTCGTACAGACACCAGTAAACAGAATAGGTGCTTATGTGCAGGATCTTATCAGCATAACAGAAAAAATCAAAGTTTTGGTTGGTATCCGTTGGTCATTACAGGAGGCTACGCCTTCAATAACTGACACGCTTGCCACAGGCGGACAGTCAAAAACCAAATTGAAAACTGATAAAGCATTTTCTCCACGTGTTGGTTTGGTCTATCGCATGAAGCCAACTGTTTCTTTCTTCGCCAGCTATTCTAATTCCTTTGCTATCAACACGGGATTGGATGTTTACAACAATGTACTACCTCCTTCGATTATTGATCAGTACGAATTAGGAGTGAAAAATATTCTGTTGAAAGGAAAGTTAACTGTTAATGTTACAGCTTATAAAATCATCAACAATAACCTGGCGCAGACTGCACAGTTCGATCGTAACGGAAATCCAAACAGCAACAGTAACCTGAAAGAACTTACCGGCCAAACAACCAGCAATGGTGTGGAGCTTGATATTACAGCTAACCCTCTAAAGGGATTCTCAATTATTGCGGGTTACAGTTATAACGATATGCGTTATACCAATACACCTGATAAAATTGGCAGTTATGTAGAAGGCGATCGTTTGGTAAATACACCGGCGCATACAGCTAATACAAGTGCTTTCTATACTATCAGCAAAGGCAAATTGAATGGATTGAAATTTGGAACATCGCTATTTTATGTGGGTAAGCGTTTTGGAGGCTGGAACAATACAATTGGTCAGGCACAGAATTACTCAAGACTGATTCCTGTAGAAGCATTTACAACCGTTGATATATCTGCAGGCTACAGTATTAAACGTTTTTCTTTACTTGTGAAAGTTTCAAATCTTGCAAACGTTTTAAGTTATTATGTACATGAAAATTACAGCATCAATCCAATTCCTCCACGTCAGTTTGTGGCAACAATTGCTTATAAATTCTGA
- a CDS encoding PepSY domain-containing protein, translated as MAKDSTQKSTWQKLRKLFNDIHLWIGLSSGLFVIAICFSGTVYVFNTELTEKAAPHLYKAKPVEGNERIPVDTLLEKIKTVSGGTITSVTIPAALNRTYQFNVKTKSDSTARGGVTYMVNPYTGEITGNSKEKNRTKEFMSTMFSLHRWLLLDKVKQPLIKGVENRKLGSMISGWVTIIFTLGCITGLIIWFPQKVKHWRQGLKIKWNAGWKRVNNDLHNTLAFYSLIFLLLMGLTGPQWSFEWYRNGMQKTLGTYRPAERGKGGGRRPGTEAGGNRREGKAPQQNEQATNASPIPIVQLSIADYVREADKLLTYNGNYVINLPANAEAQTMIIKTKVGFFAPAAGDRITMDQYSGKVLKLDLFKRKPFNERIAASIKAIHVGNVYGTFTKILYFLACLIATTLPITGTLIWYNKLKKKRKHNRVSLTDVETEA; from the coding sequence ATGGCAAAAGATTCCACACAAAAGAGCACCTGGCAGAAACTAAGAAAACTGTTTAATGATATTCATTTGTGGATAGGCCTCAGCAGCGGGCTGTTTGTAATTGCCATTTGCTTCAGCGGAACAGTGTATGTTTTTAATACAGAACTTACTGAAAAAGCAGCACCGCATTTATATAAAGCAAAACCGGTTGAAGGGAACGAGCGCATTCCGGTTGATACGTTACTGGAAAAAATAAAAACAGTTTCCGGCGGCACAATTACAAGTGTAACCATTCCTGCAGCACTCAACCGTACATACCAGTTCAACGTAAAAACAAAAAGTGACAGTACTGCCAGAGGAGGAGTTACTTATATGGTGAACCCCTATACAGGCGAAATAACCGGTAATTCAAAAGAGAAAAACCGCACAAAAGAATTCATGTCGACAATGTTCAGTCTTCATCGCTGGCTTTTGCTGGATAAAGTGAAGCAGCCTTTGATAAAAGGTGTGGAGAACAGAAAGCTTGGCAGCATGATTAGCGGGTGGGTTACAATCATTTTTACATTGGGTTGTATCACAGGATTGATTATCTGGTTCCCGCAAAAAGTAAAGCATTGGCGCCAGGGTTTAAAAATAAAATGGAATGCAGGATGGAAGCGGGTGAATAATGACCTGCACAATACACTTGCTTTTTATTCACTGATTTTTTTATTGCTGATGGGATTAACCGGGCCTCAATGGTCGTTTGAATGGTACCGCAATGGTATGCAGAAAACATTAGGTACTTATAGACCTGCAGAAAGAGGAAAGGGAGGAGGACGCCGACCGGGTACTGAAGCTGGCGGAAATCGCAGAGAAGGAAAAGCACCGCAGCAAAATGAACAGGCAACAAACGCATCACCAATACCGATTGTTCAATTATCAATTGCTGATTATGTACGTGAAGCAGATAAGTTATTAACTTATAATGGTAACTATGTAATCAACTTACCAGCAAATGCTGAAGCACAAACAATGATCATTAAAACAAAAGTGGGCTTCTTTGCACCGGCTGCCGGCGACAGGATTACAATGGATCAGTACAGTGGAAAAGTACTGAAGCTTGATTTGTTTAAGAGAAAGCCCTTTAATGAAAGAATAGCAGCCTCTATTAAAGCCATACATGTTGGGAATGTATATGGAACCTTTACAAAAATTCTTTACTTCCTTGCCTGCTTAATTGCTACAACTCTGCCAATTACAGGAACACTTATCTGGTATAACAAACTGAAGAAAAAGAGGAAACATAACCGTGTTTCTCTGACAGATGTGGAAACAGAAGCATAA
- a CDS encoding TonB-dependent receptor: MQKIITGIALFMSCFTASAQDTVPLIDSTYFKLLNEVVVTATRTERKLGNVAVPVTIISQKQIQQAGTLRLRDILQETTGLFITSGFGAGVQMQGLSADYTMILIDGEPLVGRTAGVLDINRIAVGNIKKIEIVKGPSSSLYGSEAMAGVINIITDHSRKKQLSAGLRYGFGNPDLGWAAPVGSKTFKQSDFNITAGTYFKKLSVKYMGNAMYNDAITYRPNSQARFPQPVWRFTNQLQLAYNFSSDTKLNMTVRNAYDYIKKELAVANNGVISNSYGREINNDWNINTSLSHRFNSKVNSTLRLYSTIFDGSEKLSFKEKPDSIYYDGFRQRFYRAENQTDISFKKMNLTVGAGYIIDEARSTRYDNKQQL, from the coding sequence ATGCAAAAAATTATTACAGGAATCGCATTGTTCATGAGTTGCTTTACAGCATCTGCGCAGGATACTGTACCGTTAATTGACTCCACTTATTTTAAGTTATTAAACGAAGTGGTGGTAACAGCAACACGTACTGAACGTAAGCTGGGTAATGTAGCTGTTCCTGTAACAATCATTTCTCAAAAACAAATTCAGCAGGCCGGTACATTAAGGCTTCGTGATATTTTACAGGAAACAACCGGTTTATTTATTACCAGCGGCTTTGGTGCAGGTGTGCAAATGCAGGGCTTAAGTGCTGATTATACAATGATCTTAATTGATGGAGAACCATTAGTAGGAAGAACTGCAGGTGTGCTTGATATTAACCGTATAGCTGTAGGAAATATTAAGAAGATTGAAATTGTAAAAGGCCCTTCATCAAGTTTATACGGCTCAGAAGCAATGGCCGGTGTTATTAATATCATTACGGATCACAGCAGAAAAAAGCAACTCAGTGCAGGTCTTCGTTATGGTTTTGGAAATCCTGATCTGGGATGGGCTGCTCCTGTTGGTTCAAAAACATTTAAGCAATCTGATTTTAATATTACTGCCGGTACATATTTTAAAAAGCTGTCAGTAAAATATATGGGGAACGCAATGTATAATGATGCAATTACCTATCGGCCAAATTCACAGGCAAGATTTCCTCAACCTGTTTGGCGGTTTACCAATCAACTGCAACTTGCATACAACTTCAGTTCAGATACAAAACTGAATATGACGGTGCGTAATGCATATGATTATATTAAAAAGGAACTGGCAGTGGCCAATAATGGAGTAATCAGTAATTCATACGGAAGAGAGATCAATAATGACTGGAATATTAATACATCTCTTTCTCACCGCTTCAATAGTAAAGTGAATTCAACCCTGCGTTTATACAGCACCATCTTTGATGGCTCTGAAAAATTAAGCTTTAAAGAAAAACCAGATAGTATTTATTATGATGGATTCCGTCAGCGGTTTTATCGTGCCGAAAATCAAACAGATATCAGCTTTAAAAAGATGAACCTGACAGTTGGCGCAGGTTATATCATTGATGAAGCAAGATCAACCCGCTATGATAACAAGCAGCAATTATAA